Within Portunus trituberculatus isolate SZX2019 chromosome 18, ASM1759143v1, whole genome shotgun sequence, the genomic segment cttctgttgttgttactactactaccactactgtaactactactattactaccactgttactactactgctcctgctactattattactactactactactactactactactactactactactactactactattcgttTTAAAATTAGGAAATTGTAATACGtataaacaataatgataatgatgatgatgatgatcatgatcatgatgatcatagtaataataataataataataataataataataataataataataataatgataataataatgatatgttatcatgtcctttgtttttcccatactccctttctgtctgacgtcacgtccttcccctcagtcctcgctcgccgccgcctcaggcgatactctacgcctcctgcctctcgtttcgctcggtttacacttgttgtgtattgtgctaccgtaaatacactttcataatggagtcaggtgtctccatgctactcctgttttacgacaactaccacaatgataataataacaataataacaataataacaacaagaacaacaacaataacaattacagcTACAGTCTTAAGGTAAAGAGTAGCAGCTAAGTCTGGTCCTTCCACAGGTGTTAATCAGCGTGGGTCTCACCATGTGGGTGGTGCGGCGAGCCAGGATGGAGCTACATAAGACAGTGGCGGCCCAAATGTCAGAGGCGCCGTCGTCatcacacacgcccacacactcaccctccCACCAGCCTGCCGCCGCCACACCTCCTGACTCCCCTCCTGAAGTGATCACAAACCACCTGGAGAAGGTTACAGGTAGGCCAGGGCGCGTTAAAGGTGCTATGGCTTGTGCTGTGTGTAGCGAGGTAGCGACCTAGGGATCCAGGGGttctttttctagttttattGCTTCATTTTGTACAGTAGTTTCGATATCCCTATTGATTCTTATGGGTACCATTGTTTAGGTAGTATTGTACTATTCgcggttttcttttattttcttttcgctCATTTTCCCTTGTTTTGTCAGAGGAAAGAACGTAACTTTAAGTGTGATGATTATTACCatgattattataatgataaaaataataacaataataataataataataataataataataataataataataataataataataataataataataataataataataataatgataataatgataatgataataataataataataataataataataataataataataataataacaataataataataataataataataataataataataataataataataatgataattattattattattattattattattattattattattataacaataataacaagaataacaataatgaaaataagaacaacaatgacaataatgcaATATCAACACGACgaataatggaagagagaaagcaaaggtaaaagaaaggagaagaaagaaagaaaaaaataaaaaatattaactataaaaaaaagagaagaagcgtGAGAGGCACAACACACGTGAGTTCCTTTGATTAATGAAGAAGGTGTTTGTTAATTATGATCCTTTGTTagtccttcattgtattttacGTCATATCAGTTTCATCAATTAAGTTACCTCCTACTCtcctaccatctctctctctctctctctctctctctctctctctggtaatcctACAGCTACTGGAACACTGTCTCTATCGTGTTTTATCTCTAATCTCTTTTGTATTGACGCAATGTTTTCTCGGCGGCCCGGCAGTGAAGGGAGGCAAGACGCACGACTGGCTGTGATACGCCGCCGAGCCTGAGACTCTGAGACCCACCGCTGCACACAACACCGACTGCACCAGCAGAcccacatgcatgcacacacctccctctctctctctctctctctctctctctctctctctctctctctctctcgaagatgGCCTTGACGCTCTCACagccttcaatttttttctttatcttgttagttttatttttttttcgttgcctgtgtgtgtgtgtgtgtgtgtgtgtgtgtgtgtgtgtgtgtgtgtgtgtgtgtgtgtgtgtgtgtgtgtgtgtgtgtgtgtgtagtagcgGTATGATACTTATTGTTCACACTCACGCTCCCTAAAGCCTAATGAGATCCCATCCCCAAGAGACATTGTTCTCGTTcacattatttacacacacattcacatcaTTTTCACCTCACCTGACTCACCACAATATCACACGACGGCCGGCCTCACCCACTCTCGCGTGCACGGGGACCTGTAGgtttgtttccttccctttgaTCGTCTCAGCATGTGTACACTCAAGAAAATCAACGAGTACGTGCAGTGAGCGGGACTCAAACCCCTTCAAACCTGTTCTCTGTTGAGCATTAGTTATTCATTCATAAATTATTGCTCTGCTCGCTATTTTggtaggaaggtgtgtgtgtgtgtgcctgtgtccccttccctccccatgcATGCTTTTCACTGGTCGCCCCAGGGCAGAAAAAGGAGTGCGTGTTATAATGAACAAGCCAGTCagtgtattgttatttttatgaagTTATCTTTAAGAAGTATGTAGCACCAACGGACAATAATTTACGCTAAGAAAGTTTTTATTATGAGGTTTttggtttttcttccttcgtgtgTTTCAAGACTTTCTTTGTCCCCATTTTGTTGGTGgtatttgatgtgtgtgtgtgtgtgtgtgtgtgtgtgtgtgtgtgtgtgtgtgtgtgtgtgtgtgtgtgtgtgtgtgtgtgtgtgtgtgtgtgtgtgtgtgtgtgtgtgtgtgtgtgtgtgtgtgtgtgtgtgtgtgtgtgtgtgtgtgtgtgtgtgtgtgtgtgtgtgtgtgtgtgtgtgtgtgtgtgtgtgtgtgtgtgtgtgtgtgtgtgtgtgtgtgtgtgtgtgtgtgtgtgtgtgtgtgtgtgtgtgtgcatacctCATTCTTCTgctgttgccgttgttgttgttgttgctgttattgttgttattgttgttattgtttcattttcttatgttttttttttttttttttttttgtagttttaagaCTCAACTGACGTCAGTGTTTGCTTGCTCAAAGTATCATACGTagtgaacaacagcaacacaactatgcatttttaactttttatttgaaCTGCATGTTAAAATCAATGGACAGTGTGATATTTTTGGACACTTGGAATACTTCTCTTTTACAGTATCTACATAAATATGCATTTGAGATTTATAATAAGGATCTAATGGTCGCTAATTGAAGATCATTGAACATTAGTTTTGTTCGGACAATGACTTTGATTTTTTCAGGTGTAAATTATGGCTATGATGGCGACGGTGAGGGAGGTGTTAGAGCGGACGATGaactaattctggctgacggtgtCTCTCCCAGCacctctcccagcccctccactcattcctactccacctccaccacctactcctactccacctccaccaccaccaccaccaccaccaccaccaccacctcccgcaGGAACTCGGACGACGACATTCTCATTCTTCTTGAGCACCCTGCGTGAGGCTTCCCTGGCCAAGCGGCGACACCATTTGTTCGGCAAACGACTCCTGGGGAGCCATCAAGTCGCGCCACTCCCACCTCTACCCAACAACGCCCACGGCCAGACATCCTCCGCACACATTCCAGACAAACAACACACAGAACAaagtaataatagagagagaggcaagcggTGCAAGAGCGCGAGGAAGCGAAACTTGGCCCGCCGAGTCAATGGTACTAATGGCTTGCCGATTGTGTTCCATACCACACTGAGCACGGTGCAGGAGGACGAACACCTGCAGAACTCCACTGCCTCGTGTGACTCTCCTACAGATATTCCGAACCTCGCAGGGGACGCGGGCCATGGCGATTTGGATATGCGCAATGTGAACGAAGGAAACGGTGAGACGCACGTTATTGTGGTGCGAGAAGCGTATCATTCAACCATTGCCGCGGAGGATATTGATTCCTTGCCTCCCCGTCCCTACACTCCAAGCCAATCCACTCCTCCAACACCGAGATTTCCATTCCCTCACTCCACACCAGGACACTCTTCCTACTCATCATCAGAATCTCAGATTTCCACATCGAGACAATCTTCCGATTCCAGCTCGAGACAAtcgcctccctccatctctagGCAGTCACCTccttccacaccaccacaacaatcccCATTGCACATACAGCCTCACGCCTCGCCATCCACACAGCTGACTGAATCTGCCCCCTCCGCCTGACACACAGCCTCGCAGACCTCaattcctcactccctccacgtCACTGACAGTGGACTGCTTCTAGTTAAGCAAAtctcgtttcttccttcatttgcaAACTCAAGTCTCGCCATTCTGACGCCTGTGGTGATCCTGAACAGGACTGTGGTGTTGCTGCCTTCATTGCTGATCCAACAGCTGCTGGTAAACTAGAACGATTTGTTCTGTCTTCAGGAAGTGCCCTGTTTCGCACCGAGACACGTGGACCAGCCGAACAATGCACAAGATGGTACAAGTCGACATTTACAAAGGGTGATAAGGTACATGTAGGCATCGCTTACTCATTTGCTGCACCTCGCGCCACTACATCCATTCACTCGGTCATCAAGTTGCGTGTTTACTATAGACAGATTTTGTCAGTTTTCTTTGAATTTGTAACCagaatatatttttatattttcctacgACAAAGGCATTACAATACGCCATGGGCATGTTGCAAGTATGCCAAAATTCATCCATTGCAACGCTGTATCTATTCCATGACAACAATTCACGCAAATATTTTCAGacaagtgttatttttttacgttCAGATCGTCGCAttagaagaaaatgacaaaatctGTGATGTTGGAATTTCCTCACAAACTGATTGTGGTCAGTGCTCACAGACTCACTCTAAGGTCACTGCATGAGGAGTGGCGAGGGTAATGTGAACGTGCAagtcaccaccgtcaccgctcCCTCTCCTGGCTGAGAGGCACACTGATGTTGTCTATCATGTCTCACGTGATGATGTCCACTAAACTTTCCACACCGTCCACTCATGCAATGAAGGGAACGTGCCTACACTTTCACACATATACCTCATTTCACATACAGTAATTCCACAACTTgtaagttttatattttctttttcattatcattaaaaGCATTCACTGTGATTTTTAGAGATAGAGCAGCGAGAATTTATAAACATGATCAGCAGAAAACACTACTGAAAGAGTAAATCGCCTTAGGAGGGTAACCAGACATGTGTGACGCCAGGATGCGCGGAGCCTCCTGCTCTGCCGTCCAGCGTGACACTGTCACTCGTCCAAGTAAAGGCAGTATAGTAAGTGTCAACTGTGTTGTAATAATAGATCTGTACTTGTAATCTGTAAATATATTTTGTATGCATGTGTAACGTTTATACATACACGCCTTGGACGACAAAACAGCAGAGTACAATATCAATAATTATCAAGTTATTTTTCTACCCTCTTGAGGGCTATACCTACTCGTTTCTCCTTCAACAGACCTGCACACAGCACTCTACTACGCGCTGACGTAAAACACAGGGGAGGATGACGCTACTATTGATATGATTTTCaacattatatattttcattatttttttttattttatttatctattttttgtttattcattttttttttcttttctttcatttttttttttttttttactaaagcCAACACTCAAAGCCTATGATGAAAACCAAGCAACGTGCCAGGCGTGTGAGGGTGGATCAAAGTCTTAATTCTATGAAAGTATACGAAAAATATCATAGGCTTTTTGCCATCAAGGTGACACAAGAACAGCGCCTCACGCACCAAGCGGCGATAGATTAAAGTACGTAATAGCACACAACTATCACATTAGCAGTCACAATGTTTGGTGCTATGACGCCCAGCCATTTATCAGTGTGGGAGAGCATCCTTAGCATCCATGCACAGGCACACCTTGCTTCACTGcctcagaacaacaacaaagaaagtgGCTCTAAAATGTCTTGTCTCTCGGAGTCGTTTATTTCCTAAAGATTGAACACCAGATCGATATAGGGTACCTTCAAGCCGTCCCGAACACTCAGGTCAACCTCACAGTGAGGCACCGCTCCTGTAACTGCCTGGCGTCAAGCTGCTCACACACGCAACTGATGAACCTCACACAGAACAAGGTGATCTGGATACACTGCAAGTGTATCACTGTATTTATCGCCATTGTCTTGTTTGTAATGGAAGAATAATCTAAAGTAAGATGGTCTTTTTGTTTCAAGATATTCTTATAAATTTGCTGTCTAAAGCTATAAGAATTAATATAAGGAGATAATAACTCATTCTAattactcatttttttattatatacacAAAatcttacattttctgaataaatTTTATCGTCTGGGAAATATCATTCTGATGCCCTTACCACAGAGTCACCGAGAAAGTGAAGGTGCGAAAGTCAGGTGAGGTATTACTTCTAAcagagcgagaggaggaggactcaaAGCTCAAGCAAAGTCGAGGAGCGAGGATGCTTTATGTGGTGATGACGCTTGTGTTCGTCTGCAATAACTTCATTCACGTCGTCGGTGCTTATTGAGGATGAAAATGAGACACGCGCGTGAGATAAAACATTAGAAACACACTCATGTTTACTACTCATAATGCTGATAATGTGTCATGAgtgggcagggcggggcgggacgaggTGGGGCGGGATGTACAACAGGCAGGCAGGTGAACGGATGGGTAAGGGTAAGAGCGGTTCTTTCAGCTCCTTGAAGTCGAACTAGATTAGAACTGAGTTACCTTGTGCGGGGATGCCTGGTAATGGGAATAAGCTTCGTAGGGATTCTCTTTGTAGGGCGGGAAGTGGCCCACGGTGGGATCGGGTGAGTAAGCGTGAACCATTTCTGGCAAGTGTCCGATTGAGTCGTACAGAGCGAGGGAGGAAGCTCGGACCAGATCGTGGCTGGACTGCGGGCGTGACAGAGGACGAATGTGTACTGACTCCCTGGCAGACGCCCGCACCATGAGGTAAGTCTTAGGCACAAATATCGCCACCAGCACGCACGTGGCTGTTCCCGCCAGGCCGAGGCACACACATGCCTCACCCCACACCGGCGGTAGAATCATGAAAAGCGTGGCCCACGAGACCCACACCCCCGTGATGAGCAGCGTCGCTATAAAGAACAACAAACCCTCGTGGTAATTACGGCGGGAACGGACAGTAAAGGGCGAGACGAACAATTGTAACATGAGGAGGAACATGATGTAACCCTGAGCGATAAGGAAGTAGAGGCGCTCGCCGGAACAGGAGTAAAGAACACCCCCTTCTGGCGGCGTCTTCGTGAGGAAGGTCTGCGGTGGCGTCATTACCCACTGCTGCACGCCGAGCCCGGCCTGCACGCTCACCATGAAGAAGAGCAACGCTGTCTGTACCAAACCACTCACGTGGCCGACGAGTCTGCGGCAGGAGAGTGAGGCTGTACTCTTCTCAGAGTTCAACTGATTATACTTTTCTACAGGATCTGAATATTGGCACTGATACTTGGCGGTGGTGTAACTCTCTACTGTATTACTTGAGTGAGCTTATACTCTATGGCAATGGTTCTTAATCTGAGGGGCGCGTGCCCCCTCCTAGAGGGGCATCAGTAATTTCCAAGAGGGGCGTGAGCCATAGGGAAAAGACAGGAAATTCTCTAattatatttgtcattctctGGACGAGAACATGGTCATGTAATGAGAAGTTTATGAAAAGTGCAAAAGTATTGCCGTTTCTTTAAAGTCTGGGAGGAATTGTATTCATAGATgcaagggaagcagggagggatgGACACATTTTTAGATAGGGCGTGGTAGTAAAATGTTAAGAACCACTGTTCTGAGGCATTGtcaattaatgaagaaaataatgttcgGTTCCTTATATATTTCAATGAAGGGGCTGAACTTCATATTGGGAAAGATGCAAAAGGAGGGTCCTCTCCATCGTGCCAATACTGAGGTGGGAGACCCGCCTGCAGTGGAGGGGTATACAggttataataataaaattacgACTAAAGATTCTGCCTATGTATGTGGTCACTTTCTTTATCATATGATCCACAGACTCATGAGACATTCAAAGATTTGCAGTGCCTCTAAATGAATATACGAAGGATGTATCTCTTTCGAAAAACTGTTCATTAAAACCACCCCGCCACCTGGAGGGACTGAACCTACTGTACATTTCATTTATCAAAGGAGtgtgctaaccgctacactacTTGTGGTCCCAAGCCTACAATACTCATGCGTCAAGAAAACACCAACTCACTGGTCTAGCACTGTAAAAATGTACATGCATTACAAATCGTGCTTCAAACTGACAGAGGGACAACATACCCTTCAGAGTCCGCCGTGGCCAGCATGAGGGAGCGGGCGAGCAGGATCGCCAGCATTATCGCGTAGGACAGGCTGGTAGCGAAGGGCCTCAAGGCACAGATCAAGCTGCTGGCCTCGAAGCTGTACGGTAAGATGGCGGCGTAGAGAAAGATGCAAGACAGAAGCAGTAGCAAAGAGAAGGCTTGGGAGCCCTCAGATGCTTTGCCGCGGCAAGAGCGAACCTGTACAACCAACGAAAAGTCTTACTAATGGGCATAACAAGCACACATTTGGGAACAGTAATGCTCTATGTTACTATACGTAGAAAACTGCAAAGAGTCGGAGTCACAGAGCAATATGTAAGTAGCAAAACCAGATGAAAAAGGTTGTACATAACTCTATATAGGGAAACAGTGAAAGAAGActgagagaaggaaacacttgGCCCGTAGGGACAAATAAATCATTAGGAACTCACCGAGATGAACACCATGATGGCGATGGCAAGGAGGAAGCCGATGATTGCCATGGTGGCGCAGATGGTGACCCACGCCTCCGAGCGCCACCTCAGATCAGCCAGGAAGGAGAAGCGTACGTTGAGGCAACGGCAGTTCATACACAAGTACTGCGGCAGACCAGCAGCGCGGGGATCCAACTCCAGCTTCCCCGCAGTCACGTGCCCGACCTGTAGTGTCGACAAGTGGTCAGTTCAGCCTCACCCATAAGCGTCCTCCAGCACAAAGCGTGGATTCCCCTGCTGGCAATATAACTGTTCCCTACTGAGAGTCACGACCGTCACGACAAATCTAATACTTCACTACAGAGACCAAAACAGGAGTGGCGAacaagaaaggggagaggcGTGAGCATAAAAGCTTTTCCAACTTTATCATCTATACTAACGAAATCGATGCGTGCGTAGATAAAcagtgataaatagatagacagataaatagatacatacatacatgcatgcatacatacatacatacatacatacatatatacatacatacatacatacatacatacatacacacatacatatatatatatatatatatatatatatatatatatatatatatatatatatatatatatatatatatatatatatatatatacatacatacatacatacacacatacatacatacatacatacatacatacatacatacatacatacatacacagatcgatgggtagacagagagagagagagagagagagagagagagagagagagagagagagagagagagagagagagagagagagagagacagacagaaggatagGTGGAGTGAGGTAagcagaaacaaacacaaagttCTCACGCTGGTAAAGGCAAGCTTGGCGTCCTGGTCAGCTTCCAACCGCAACACCTCGTAGCGGGGTCTCTGAGCTTTGATGGAGAGCTCCTCTATCACGTCTAGACCCTCGTCCTCAACCTCAGTCAGGTCCAAAGTGGCGTTAGTACACCACCCGCTGCTGCCACAGTGCTGTTTCACCGCGCGCCGCACCGCCGATCCCATCTTGAACACTGCCTTCACCATCTGCATAGAGGagaatcagagaaaaaaaaatctagtatttcgttttatatatatatatatatatatatatatatatatatatatatatatatatatatatatatatatatatatatatatatatatatatatatttttttttttttttttttttttttttcaaggtcacGAACAACGAGGTGACTGTTACAACAGTAATCAGAAAACAGCAATTTCTGTGAGTGATGATGTTCATCACTGGATTCACAAGTAATGGCAgcaattcctctttttctcacaGCCTCGCACTCATTAGTTTTGTAAAACCAAGACGCTCACCTGGAACACAGCAGGCTCCTCCACATAGTCTCCCGGCGACAAGTTTGGGTAGAGGGTCGAGTCCACAGCAGAGGCTCCGAGGCTGAGGAAATGTTCCCCAAATTCTGGTACTGTCTGGCTGGCCCGCCGCAGTGCCACCACACCTTGCGCCACCGAGTTGAGGCCTGGCAGAAGAAAGTGTTGTGAAGAAGCAGCACACACGCATTGTGAAGATGGATGAAAATATTAAGTAAGGAGCATAAAGCTGAGCTGAGAGGCGTAATTCAATATTCAAATACATTcaaaaacaatattcaaatgCAGAGACGAAAAAGACGAAAGGGAAGTAATTTGACTGACGGTGTCAACGACAACAATTATCCAACAAAAACCACCCACaacaagaaaatgtaaatattgcATCGTTACCCTGGAAGACCCGCTCTTGCAGAGGTCCGGTGGGCACCAGCAGCCAGCGAAAACTAGTCAAGTTcagggcagcggcggcggcaaggAGGGATTGAAGGCGGTGCTGTGGCCCAATCAACACCACGCCGCCCGTCCCTCCGCCTTCCAGCGTCTGCAGCGTCGAGCGGGATGTCTGATGATCACTGGAATGAGAGGCTGCTTTTTCATAAAAGTCACAGCTCCGTAAAGCAAAAGAAAccacacaaaataaaactaaactaaaatcaGTACACAACCACAAACAGAGCATTAGGCTGTAGTTGTAAGCCATTACATTTTTTGTTGAAAGTTTACGGTAATACATtatgtcatgagagagagagagagagagagagagagagagagagagagagagagagagagagagagagagagagagagagagagagagagagagagagagagagagagagagagagagagagagagagagagagagagagagaagaagaagaagagagagagagagagagagagagagagaagagagagagagagagagagagagagagagagagagagagagagagaagaagaagaagaagaagaagaagaagaagaagaagaagaagaagaagaagaagaagaagaagaagaagaagaagaagaagaagaagaagaagaagaagaagaagaagaagaagaagaagaagaagaagaagaagaagaagaagaagaagaagaagaagaagaagaagaagaagaagaagaagaagaagaagaagaagaagaagaagaagaagaagaagaagaagaagaagaagaagaagaagaagaagaagaagaagaagaagaagaagaagaagaagaagaagaagaagaagaagaagaagaagaagaagaagaagaagaagaagaagaagaagaagaagaagaagaagaagaagaagaagaagaagaagaagaagaagaagaagaagaagaagaagaagaagaagaagaagaagaagaagaagaagaagaagaagaagaagaagaagaagaagaagaagaagaagaagaagaagaagaagaagaagaagaagaagaagaagaagaagaagaagaagaagaagaagaagaagaagaaaaatgttaaccTTGTGACGGAGGGCAACAGTGTCTCAGCTCCCACGCAGATGCGGTACCTGGCCGCCATGTGACCAAACTGCCGCAGTACCTGAGGAAGAGAACGTGTCACTACCTGCCCGGCTTTTTACGTCGCACAGCGAGTCACTGACGTCCCAAAGGAATAcgaaatagagataaaaggtTTTGTCATAAACACACGTTTctctaagatatatatatatatatatatatatatatatatatatatatatatatatatatatatatatatatatatatatatatatatatatatatatatatatatatatatatatatatatatatatatatatatatatatatgtgtgtgtgtgtgtgtgtgtgtaattcactgtttgatctgctgcagtctctgacgagacagccagacgttaccctacggaacgaggtcagagctcattatttccgatcttcggataggcctgagaccagtcacacaccacacaccgggacaaaaaggtcacaactcctcgatttacatcccgtacctactcactgctaggtgaacaggggctacacgtgaaaggagacacacccaaatatctctacccggccgggaaatcgaaccccggtcatctgtgtgtgtgtgtgtgtgtgtgtgtgtgtgtgtgtgtgtgtgtgtgtgtgtgtgtgtgtgtgtgtgtgtgtgtgtgtgtgtgtgtgtgtgtgtgtgtgtgtgtgtgtgtgtgttttctaacctagcagtgaaaagtggtttagttgtttgtttatatttctctgGGATTGCgacgctccaaggcagaacttccgagtagcaactggccaagatgagcaactctgttgtttatgagtggacaaagttGTCTGAAGAATTTCTTATAGagagcattaaaggccaaaaatagcaacgaaaaaATACCAAGGGTTTGCTGGCGGTGAAGGGGTAGCCATGCttatttacagttgacaaacacgACAAAGACGgaagcgagcttgtgtgtgacgacggGCGTCGACCAAAGTTGACAatcttcagaaagttgacagaaaaagttgacggaaaagtggTAGCGTGACGCCGCCTTTGGCAACTAAACACCAAGATTCTTTGTAAAGTCACCACAACACGCAACATTAACGCATGTTCTTCCCAATGTTTAAGAACTCCGAGACATTTCTTTCTGTTCTACACCCGCCTCCAAAACACTATATTAACTAGAAATTGCTAAAAtcaactctttctgtttttttcttctttctttcttgtcgaTCACTTTTTCTTGATTTAAGTGTTGTGAATCGTTACATAACCTAGTGAAATGGTTAATACAAGGTTAATGCTATCACGCAGAGCAACCGTGACACATGTAATATGCCTTACAAGATGACAGCAGAAAAGCGCCCTTTATTTGTGCTGACCTGGATGGAAGGAGCGGCGACACCCACGGAGGTCCAGTTCACCCGCAGCAGGAGGGGCATAAGGGCCTCCAGTTGCGGCAAGAAA encodes:
- the LOC123505329 gene encoding transmembrane protein 64-like isoform X1, coding for MLIRVCLREIVHRRVVTSRLLRALLSVLGGAQAFKVIAITRLTPIPFGLQNAVFAVSRVPTWLYLVATVLGLLPTQVLNCYLGTTVRSFDDVVSQSSSASATAWGVFSVQVLISVGLTMWVVRRARMELHKTVAAQMSEAPSSSHTPTHSPSHQPAAATPPDSPPEVITNHLEKVTGVNYGYDGDGEGGVRADDELILADGVSPSTSPSPSTHSYSTSTTYSYSTSTTTTTTTTTTTSRRNSDDDILILLEHPA
- the LOC123505328 gene encoding uncharacterized protein LOC123505328, whose amino-acid sequence is MLPKWMEWQVLAAAVVVTVVIPSAASAFWDIAPTPPETCPGVRTFLAAPSDVYISGLLAVHDGGRCGLVDPVAVQLLEAARWTSFKMGQINFIPGVSLGVNVYDTCGGREATLRAAVSAVVEGGYLDPPHCRPAPHVGVLHTHVDHLQLPSFLQDVGVPSVGVDEEDFLPQLEALMPLLLRVNWTSVGVAAPSIQVLRQFGHMAARYRICVGAETLLPSVTSDHQTSRSTLQTLEGGGTGGVVLIGPQHRLQSLLAAAAALNLTSFRWLLVPTGPLQERVFQGLNSVAQGVVALRRASQTVPEFGEHFLSLGASAVDSTLYPNLSPGDYVEEPAVFQMVKAVFKMGSAVRRAVKQHCGSSGWCTNATLDLTEVEDEGLDVIEELSIKAQRPRYEVLRLEADQDAKLAFTSVGHVTAGKLELDPRAAGLPQYLCMNCRCLNVRFSFLADLRWRSEAWVTICATMAIIGFLLAIAIMVFISVRSCRGKASEGSQAFSLLLLLSCIFLYAAILPYSFEASSLICALRPFATSLSYAIMLAILLARSLMLATADSEGLVGHVSGLVQTALLFFMVSVQAGLGVQQWVMTPPQTFLTKTPPEGGVLYSCSGERLYFLIAQGYIMFLLMLQLFVSPFTVRSRRNYHEGLLFFIATLLITGVWVSWATLFMILPPVWGEACVCLGLAGTATCVLVAIFVPKTYLMVRASARESVHIRPLSRPQSSHDLVRASSLALYDSIGHLPEMVHAYSPDPTVGHFPPYKENPYEAYSHYQASPHKVTQF